In the genome of Bremerella sp. P1, the window CGTGCCGGGCGTACGCTTAAGACCGACACTTTTACGCTGAAGGATGGACGCGTTCACTACCTGGTGAAAGGGAGTGGCTATGCGTTTGCGGTGATCGATTCACATCGGATGGTTCAAGGACCACTGCATGGGAAGTCGGGCAACCGCTGGGAGTCGAAGGACCCGAATCAGGTCCAATGGATCCGGCACGACCTGCGAGATTATCTCGGGCACTCGATTCATCTCGAGTTCACGCCGATGGATGACAAGCCGCTGGAAGTCTTGATGGTGGTTGACGGCGAACAGATGCCTCCCACTGCCCGGGACACAACCAGAGCGGCGATTGCATTTGATCAGGTTGCGTCTAGCGGTGATGTGAATGCCCAGCGTTTTCTGCAGACACTGAAGAATGCGATTGATACTCCCGAAGACGCACCCCTGGCCGACTGGTTGGTTCGCAACTGGGAGAAGCTGGCACCAGAAGAGCCCAGTCCGTTTGACGACCTGGCGAAACAATACCGGGAACAATCGCAGGCACTGTTGGCCAACGTGCAATGGGAATCACGCACGGCCCCAGGGATGTGGGATAACTCGGCAGAAAAAGAACGTCTGCTAATCCGTGGCAATTCCAAGAACCCCGCGGACCCCGTCGCGCGGCAGTTGCTCACCGCGATTAACGGCAGCGGTGATTCCTTCGATCCTAACGGCAGCGGACGACTGCAATTGGCCCGTCAGGTGATGGATGCCGACAACCCATTCGCTTCGCGCGTCGCGGTGAATCGTATTTGGCATTACCTGATGGGACGAGGTATTGTCCGTTCGGTCGACAATTTTGGTGTCCTCGGAGAGCTGCCAACGCACCCGCAACTGCTGGACTACATGGCATCGGAGTTCGTCGCCGATGGCTGGTCGCTCAAGCGAATGATCCGACGAGTCGTTCTTTCGCAGACCTACCAGATGTCATCGGTTCAGGCAGGCTCAGCCGAACAAGCCGACCCGAAGAACGACCTGTTTCATCGCGCCGAAGTGAAACGCCTTTCCGGCGAGGCGATCCGCGACAGCCTGTTGATGGTCAGTGGAAGCCTGAATGAAACGATGTACGGTCCAAGTGTGAAGGTGCATCTGACTTCCTTCATGCAAGGTCGCGGTCGTCCTGGTCAAAATGGTCCCGTCGATGGGGCAGGGCGGCGAAGCGTGTACCTTGAGGTCCGGCGTAATTTCCTTTCGCCGATGATGTTGGCCTTCGATACGCCGCAACCGATTACGACTATCGGTCGACGGAATCAATCGAACGTGCCTGCCCAATCGCTGATTCTGCTCAATGATCCGTTCGTGATCCAACAGTGCGAGAATTGGGCCAAGCAGGCCATCGCTCAGACGCCAGAGGATATGCAGCTGCGTATCCAGCGCATGGTCGAGCAGGCCTTCTCACGCAAACCGACCGCTGAGGAGCTTACGCTTGCCAATCAGTTTCTGGAAAGCCATCGCCAGACGTTATCGATCGATCCACAGCAAATGGCTTCGTCGGTCGATTTGTGGCGTGACTTGGCCCACGTGCTGGTGAATGCGAAACCGTTTATTTTTGTTCGTTAACTTGGGAGTTGCCGCGTGGATTGTTGTCCTCGACCTTCGGGAATGCAGAGCCGCCGACAATGGTTAGGCCAAGCCGCTTGCGGCTTTGGTGCGGTTGCGCTCAACTGGATGCTGCAGCGAGAGGCCGCGGCAGATGGCCTGGGCCTGTTAGGGGCTCCTCACGCATCGCCGAAGGTCCGTAGCGTAATCTTCCTGTACATGGACGGAGGACCTTCCCAGGTCGATACGTTTGACCCGAAGCCTCTTTTGAAGAAGTACGACGGGAAGCCGTTCCCGGCCGAGACAGAGCCCACGCAGTTCAACAACCTGGGCGGGACGCTGGCCAGTCCTTGGAAGTTTCAGAAGTACGGTCAGAGTGGAATCGAGGTCAGCGAACTCTTTCCCAATGTCGCCCAGCACGTGGATGATCTGGCCGTTATTCGTTCGATGACGTCCAACTTCTCGGAACACACCAACGCCAATTACTTCCTGCACACCGGCAGCGGACTGCAGGGGCGACCCAGTATGGGTGCTTGGACAACCTACGGCTTAGGCAGCGAGAACGACAACCTGCCTGGGTTCGTGGTGCTTAATGGTGGTCTGGTTCCGCCTGGCGGGCTCGATAACTTCAACAGTGGTTTCCTGCCGGCGGCATTTCAGGGTTCGATCTTTGCCGCCAGTGATCCACCGGTGGCCAACATCCGCTCGCGTGACAAGAGCCCCGCTGCCCAACGCAGTAAGTTGGACTTGCTCAGCAAGCTTGACCAACTGACGCTCGATAAGGTGGGCACCAACGATCAGATGGAATCGGCGATCGCCAACTACGAACTTGCCTATCGCATGCAATCGGCTGTGCCGGATCTGATGGATCTCGCCTACGAGACCCCGCAGACGCTGGAAGAATACGGCTTGAATCACTCGTTCAATCCCACGAAGACCTTCGGTCGGCTGTGCCTGCTTTCACGGCGATTGGTCGAACGGGGCGTTCGCTTTGTTGAATTGACGGTACCCAACGTCGGTCACGATCGCTGGGATCAGCATAGTAATCTGAAGGATGGACACGAGAAGAACTGCCTGGCAGTCGACCAGCCGATTGCCGCATTGTTGGCCGACCTGAAGCGGCGCGGCATGCTCGACTCGACTTTGGTCGTGTGGGGAGGCGAGTTTGGCCGAACTCCGTTTGCCCAAGGCAAGAATGGCCGCGATCACAATCCGTTCGGTTTCACCATGTGGATGGCCGGCGGTGGTGTCAAAGGTGGCACGGTTTACGGCAGCACCGATGAGTTTGGCTACAAGGTCGTCGAGAATCGCGTCGAAATGCACGATCTCCACGCCACCATGCTGCATCTGCTCGGGGTCGACCACCGCCGCCTGACCTTCCGCTTCAGCGGCCGGGATATGCGTCTGACCGATGTCCACGGCCACGTGCTGCACGATATTCTCGTCTAACTCTGTTGGAGAATTTCCCACCGCAAGGGTGAACATCTCAGTGGCAATGCGGTCTACTGGAAAGAAGCCAGCGAGGATCGTTTTGCAGCAACACGTCCACCGGTCACCAGTTACGACGAGGACAG includes:
- a CDS encoding DUF1501 domain-containing protein, producing MQSRRQWLGQAACGFGAVALNWMLQREAAADGLGLLGAPHASPKVRSVIFLYMDGGPSQVDTFDPKPLLKKYDGKPFPAETEPTQFNNLGGTLASPWKFQKYGQSGIEVSELFPNVAQHVDDLAVIRSMTSNFSEHTNANYFLHTGSGLQGRPSMGAWTTYGLGSENDNLPGFVVLNGGLVPPGGLDNFNSGFLPAAFQGSIFAASDPPVANIRSRDKSPAAQRSKLDLLSKLDQLTLDKVGTNDQMESAIANYELAYRMQSAVPDLMDLAYETPQTLEEYGLNHSFNPTKTFGRLCLLSRRLVERGVRFVELTVPNVGHDRWDQHSNLKDGHEKNCLAVDQPIAALLADLKRRGMLDSTLVVWGGEFGRTPFAQGKNGRDHNPFGFTMWMAGGGVKGGTVYGSTDEFGYKVVENRVEMHDLHATMLHLLGVDHRRLTFRFSGRDMRLTDVHGHVLHDILV